A window of the Anticarsia gemmatalis isolate Benzon Research Colony breed Stoneville strain chromosome W, ilAntGemm2 primary, whole genome shotgun sequence genome harbors these coding sequences:
- the LOC142985888 gene encoding uncharacterized protein LOC142985888 — protein sequence MGTQLIANELLAFLQQKLDVMDEVSAIQICASNFSEEDIAAAKLLLFTTLNKRDKMVSRRRDGTKKSIQDIITLLKETDPDDVPTFVVKELHKLPPVTFDHVDVTSLLKDIVSLKASLADVLVKLDASQNTVTDLSKEINDLRNEVSVSRSTPDASNVNTCRRVIDLPSLNSASAYSTPAHPSRTVECSAPAPPTPAPAPVTSPCDVARTARPVPLPRPAAPVKTQIRDFASVTASTAVPKAKFLPKDTGNGNEDDEGFVKVQRKKRTTRTQNRSGTAPKEPTPCLRAAIPTTPVYVSRLHYLTKKEDVVTYISKRTKYQMRVQLLEARRNVGFKSFVVRVPNDVLPLVMKEDFWPQDVVFRRFRGLIPQDSTNDTVFK from the coding sequence ATGGGTACACAACTTATTGCGAATGAGTTACTGGCGTTTTTGCAGCAAAAACTGGATGTGATGGATGAAGTGTCAGCCATCCAGATATGTGCGAGTAACTTCAGTGAAGAGGACATTGCAGCTGCCAAGCTGCTTTTGTTCACGACGCTGAATAAGCGCGACAAGATGGTGTCCCGCCGGCGTGACGGGACAAAGAAGAGCATCCAagatatcatcacgctactaaaGGAGACTGATCCCGACGATGTGCCGACGTTTGTGGTGAAGGAGCTGCACAAGCTGCCCCCTGTCACCTTCGACCACGTCGATGTAACCAGCCTTCTGAAGGACATCGTGTCGCTGAAGGCCAGCCTTGCGGATGTGTTAGTGAAGTTAGATGCATCCCAGAATACCGTCACCGATTTGagtaaagaaataaacgatTTGCGCAATGAGGTGTCGGTTTCTAGGTCAACACCCGATGCATCGAATGTCAACACGTGCCGGCGAGTCATCGATTTGCCGTCGTTGAACTCTGCGTCAGCATATTCGACGCCAGCGCATCCGTCGCGTACTGTGGAGTGCAGCGCCCCCGCGCCCCCCACCCCCGCACCTGCCCCTGTGACATCACCGTGTGACGTCGCGCGAACCGCTCGCCCCGTCCCGCTGCCACGGCCTGCAGCCCCCGTGAAGACTCAAATAAGAGACTTTGCGAGCGTTACGGCGAGCACTGCTGTTCCCAAAGCTAAATTCCTACCAAAGGATACGGGGAATGGGAACGAAGACGACGAGGGTTTCGTGAAGGTTCAAAGAAAAAAGCGCACCACACGAACCCAGAATCGCAGCGGTACGGCTCCTAAAGAGCCAACACCGTGCTTAAGAGCCGCGATACCGACCACACCGGTGTACGTCTCACGCTTACACTACCTCACCAAGAAGGAGGATGTCGTGACGTATATCAGTAAGAGGACCAAGTACCAGATGAGGGTGCAGCTGTTGGAGGCGCGCCGTAACGTCGGATTCAAGTCGTTCGTGGTGCGCGTCCCAAACGACGTGCTGCCCCTCGTCATGAAGGAGGACTTTTGGCCTCAGGACGTGGTATTCCGTCGCTTCCGCGGACTTATACCACAGGATAGCACCAACGACACTGTGTTTAAGTGA